From one Nocardioides sp. Kera G14 genomic stretch:
- a CDS encoding LacI family DNA-binding transcriptional regulator has translation MARPPASVSVKDVAAAAGVSLGTVSNVLNRPDRVTASTRERVERAMADLGFVRNESARSLRAGRTRALAYVMLDAGNPFFTDVAQGIEQAAEDAGLSLFLCNSQGRAVREATHVDHLQAQRVQGILMTPVDPESAALDAIAERGTPLVIVDRIRKGEQFCSVAVDDILGGRLAVEHLIDRGHQRVAFVGGPLSIGQVADRYQGAQEAWAAAGFAPEDLTLIAVESLTVAAGRSAGERLTGIPSGRRPTAAFCANDLVALGILQQATTAGLRVPEQLAIVGYDDIEFAAAAAVPLTSVRQPRQELGRVASELVIDEATNIHHHHQQVVFTPELVARASTLA, from the coding sequence ATGGCCCGTCCGCCCGCGTCCGTCTCCGTCAAGGACGTCGCCGCTGCCGCCGGCGTCTCCCTCGGCACCGTCTCGAACGTCCTCAACCGGCCAGACCGGGTCACCGCCTCGACCCGAGAGCGGGTCGAGCGTGCGATGGCTGACCTCGGGTTCGTCCGCAACGAGTCGGCCCGCTCTCTGCGGGCGGGTCGCACCCGCGCACTCGCCTACGTGATGCTCGATGCCGGCAACCCCTTCTTCACCGATGTCGCCCAGGGCATCGAGCAGGCTGCTGAGGATGCGGGGCTCTCGCTCTTCCTGTGCAACAGCCAGGGCCGAGCCGTCCGCGAGGCGACCCATGTCGACCATCTTCAGGCGCAGCGGGTCCAGGGGATCCTGATGACACCGGTCGATCCGGAGAGTGCCGCGCTCGACGCGATCGCCGAGCGCGGCACGCCGCTGGTGATCGTCGACCGGATCCGCAAGGGTGAGCAGTTCTGCTCGGTCGCCGTCGACGACATCCTGGGCGGGCGGCTGGCCGTCGAGCACCTGATCGACCGGGGCCACCAACGTGTGGCCTTCGTCGGCGGACCGTTGAGCATCGGCCAGGTGGCCGACCGCTATCAGGGCGCCCAGGAGGCTTGGGCTGCCGCCGGGTTCGCCCCTGAGGACCTGACCTTGATCGCCGTCGAGTCGTTGACCGTCGCTGCGGGGCGCTCCGCCGGCGAGCGGTTGACCGGCATCCCGTCGGGACGCAGGCCCACGGCGGCTTTCTGCGCCAACGACCTCGTCGCCCTCGGCATCCTTCAGCAGGCCACCACCGCCGGCCTGCGGGTGCCGGAACAGCTCGCAATCGTCGGTTACGACGACATCGAGTTCGCCGCAGCAGCGGCCGTGCCGCTGACCTCGGTCCGCCAGCCGCGTCAGGAGCTGGGCAGGGTCGCCTCCGAGCTCGTCATCGACGAAGCCACCAACATCCATCACCACCACCAGCAGGTGGTCTTCACTCCGGAGCTGGTCGCCCGGGCCTCAACCCTGGCCTGA